DNA sequence from the Sulfurimonas sp. HSL3-7 genome:
GATGAAGTCAGCCAGCTTGGCTCGGAAACCACTCAGTACCACTATACTTATGCCCCTGAACTGTTGGAGACGTTTGTCAATGCTCATCAGGAGAATGACTACTGGGTCACGTTAAATGCCGATGAGTTTACCGCTCTGTGCCCCGTCACCAATCAGCCTGATTTTGGTACACTGATTATTAACTATATCCCTGACATCAAGATGGTTGAGAGCAAGTCCTTGAAGTTGTATCTTTTCAGTTTCATCAACAGCGGCGAATTTCATGAAGATGTCGTCAACAAGATAGGCAAAGACCTTGTGGCATTGATGGCACCGAAATATCTTGAAGTCATCGGTCTGTTTTACCCCCGCGGTAACATCAGCATACATCCCGCTTACAGCTACAGCAACGGTGAAGCGAAGTACGCAGAGATAGAACAATACCGGTTCATGAACCGAAATCTGAACCCGCAACGTATAGGATAATGCCATGACATTGACAAAAGTGCCCTTGCGGGAAGGATCCCACTTGGAGTATAGTTCTCGAGAGCTGCTTTTTCTTGCACACAGCGGTCAACCATACAGGGGTTCCGTTTACATCCAATTTACCTCCATAGGTGAGAGCTTTGATCTGCGTGATTTTAAAAAGTACATCACCTCACTAAGAGCAAAGACGTTTTATGCGGAAGATATCGCCAACGAAATCTACGCTGTCATCGACAGCAGTATCGCTACAAAACATCTTGGGGTCATCGTCGATCTGGCAGCCAGAGGCGGTATTCAGCAACGTGTGCGTTTCGGCACTGATTTTATCCCTACAAAAAAAGAAAACATCTTTCAAATTCGTTGAGACTATTGTATCAACCTGCCTCCCTGCGGGCATTCAAAGACAACAACGATGCCGCGTTGCAGCTTTTTGAAACCTGCCAGTCCATCTGCAGTGAAGCTTATAAACTGACCGCTCTGGATGACATAGTATTCAAGGATATTCCCGCTGATCTGTTCAATCGTAAGTAGGTTGAAGATATCACGTATTCAGTCCAGTGCGGTCTAGTAGATACTGTTTCGTTTTATAGTGCATTAAAACAGATTTTGCACCGTATTCAGGGGTGGATCGCGAGATGATGAAAAAGAGAAGGTCAGAGACGATAAAAGCCAGGATACCTTAGATTACGCTTAGCTACAGTTTTTGCTTATTTAAATGTACAGAAGTTATTAAAGATTGTATTTTGAGGATTTGTTTGGGGGTTATAAAAAATGGTGGTGGAGACCCAGGGATTCGAACCCTGGGAGGTGTGACCCTCGCCGGTTTTCAAGACCGGTGCATTCGACCAACTCTGCCAGATCTCCATATAAGTGTAACGTTAAAAAAAGTGGAGGTGCCACCCGGATTTGAACCGGGGATAGCAGCTTTGCAGGCTGCGGCCTTACCACTTGGCGATGGCACCATCTTGGTGGTGCCCGGAACCGGACTTGAACCGGTACAGTGTTACCACCGAGGGATTTTAAGTCCCTTGCGTCTACCAATTTCGCCATCCGGGCATCAATGCCAAATATACAACGAAAACACTTTATATAACTTCTTTTACAAAAAAACTATATAAAGTGTTTATGGAGCGGGAAACGAGGTTCGAACTCGCGACCCCAACCTTGGCAAGGTTGTGCTCTACCACTGAGCTATTCCCGCACTTTGTCGTTGTAGGGCGGAAGTATATCAAAAAATATTTTGCTTGTAAAGGGTTTTTTGTAAAAAATACAAATTTTTTTTCTAAAAGATGGAATAGGGCTTTGATTTTGCTATAATCGCGTTATTCATAAACTATATATAAGGGTATTCCATGCGCAGTGATACTATTAAACGCGGGTTCGACAAAACACCTCACCGTTCGCTTCTTCGTGCGACGGGACTGAAAGATGAAGATTTTGACAAGCCGTTCATCGGTGTAGCCAATTCGCACATCGACATTATCCCAGGCCACTTCTTTTTACAGGAGTACGGCCGTATCGTCAAAGAGGCGATCCGCGAAGCCGGCGGCGTGCCGTTCGAGTTCAACACGATCGGTGTTGATGACGGTATCGCGATGGGGCACGACGGGATGCTCTACTCTCTGCCGTCACGCGAATTGATCGCAGACTCTATCGAGACGGTGATGAACGCCCATAAGCTTGATGCGATGATCTGTATCCCAAACTGCGACAAGATCGTACCGGGTATGTTGATGGGCGCGCTCCGTGTGAACGTACCGACGATCTTCGTTTCGGGCGGTCCGATGCAGGCCGGCCATAAAAAAGACGGTACGCCGATCGACCTGGCGACAGCGTTTGAAGCGGTCGGTCAGCATGCCGAAGGGAATATGAGCGATGAAGAGCTTTATGAGATCGAGTGTGAGGCCTGCCCAAGCGGCGGTTCATGTTCGGGCATGTTCACCGCGAATTCAATGAACACCCTCTGCGAGGCGATGGGCGTAGCATTGCCGGGTAACGGCACGGTGCTTGCGATGACGCCAGAGCGTATCGCGATGGTCAAAGAGGCGGCCAAACGCATTGTCGAGATGGCAAAAAGCGAGGATCCGAAATGGAAGATGCGCAATATCCTGAACGAAGATGCGATCCATAACGCCTTTGTTATCGATATGGCGATGGGCGGTTCATCGAACACGGTGCTACACCTGCTCTCTATTGCCAAAGAGGCAGAGGTCGACTTCGACATCACAAACATCAATAAGATCGGTCAGCAGGTTGCGCATATCGCCAAGATCTCGCCGTCGCTCTCTACGGTGCATATGGATGACATCAACCGTGCAGGCGGTGTCAATGCGGTTATGAAAGAGGTGAGCAGACGTGGTGACGTTTTACGTACCAATGTTATGACGGTGACGGGTGAGACCCTGGCGGAACGCATCAAAGATGCCGAGATTAAAGACACCAGCATCATCCACACCAATGAGAACGCCTTCTCGCCGGTCGGCGGTCTCTCTATCCTCTTCGGAAACCTTGCTGAAGAGGGTGCGGTCGTCAAAACGGCCGGTATCGCACCGGGCATGCGTCAGTATAAAGGGACGGCAGTCTGCTTTAACTCGCAGCAGGAGGCGATCGCCGGGATCATGAGCCATAAAGTCAAAGCGGGCAATGTCGTTGTCATCCGCTACGAAGGGCCTAAAGGCGGACCGGGTATGCAGGAAATGCTGGCACCGACTTCGCTCATCATGGGGATGGGACTGGGCGAGAGTGTTGCGCTGATTACCGACGGCCGTTTCTCCGGTGCGACGCGCGGTGCAAGTATCGGTCACGTCAGCCCTGAAGCGGCAGAAGGCGGGATGATCGGGCTGATTGAAGACGGCGACGAGATCGAGATCGATGTCGATAGCCACCTGTTACAGCTCAATGTCGATGCCGAAGAGCTGGAACGCCGCCGCATTCACTTTACACCGGTCAAAAAAGAGATTCCGTCAAAATGGTTGAAACGCTACAGCCTGCTTGTCTCCAACGCCTCGAACGGTGCTGCTTTAAAAACTGAATTATAAATAGTGCCAGCTGGGTCTGCCCTTCGGGTATCGGCACATCTTGCACATAAGTTTAGTGCTCGGCGCAGAAGAGCCAACAGCTCACTACAGCGAACAACTAAATTGTGCGTCGTATACCAGTGCGCTGTCGGCTAAACGTTTTGCACAATCTACACCAAAACAAGGGTACCACTCGCGAAGCGATGTTCCCTCAAAACCTGAACCTTTTACAAGTTCACTTTTAGGTGAGCTTCGCACCTTCCTATAATAATCGAATCACGAGAGCTATGCTTTGCGCGTAAACTCTGGCACGATCTTCTGCAACCCCTCTATTTTGTCATCGGCTTTCAGCAGCGCGTGTATATCTTCGTTTAAGCGGGATATAGCATATGTTGAGGGGTGAGCGATAAATATCGAGCTGTACTCCGTCTTCTTCTCGTTTTCATCGATCAGCAGCTCTTCAAAGAGCTTTTCTCCCGGACGCAGGCCGGTGAAGCTGATCTCGATTTCGTCCTCTTTGCCGTAGAGTCTGATCATCTGCTGGGCAAGGTCGTAGATCCTGACCGGTTCGCCCATGTCGAGGATAAAGAGCTCGTTGCCTCTGGCGATAGAGGCGGCCTGCAGGACCAGCTGGCACGCCTCTGGAATCAGCATAAAATAACGGATCATCTCTCTGTCCGTCACGGTCACCGGACCGCCGGATTCGATCTGCTTTTTAAACTTCGGGATCACGCTGCCCGAGCTGCCGAGCACATTTCCGAAGCGCACGGCGACGATCTCCGTCTCTTTTGAGTCGACGTTCTGGGCATAAAGCTCGCCGACCCGTTTCGTTGCGCCCATCACATTGGTCGGACGGACCGCCTTGTCGGTGGAGATGATGACCACCTTCTGCACCTTGTGCGCGATGCTCAGATCGATGACGTTCTTCGTCCCGATGATGTTGTTGACGACGGCGATATCGACATTCTCTTCGCAGAGTGGTACATGCTTGTAGGCTGCGGCATGGATGACGATGTCGACCGGACGTTCTGAAAAGAGCTTGTCGAGACGCTGGTAGTCGGTGACGGAGCAGAGGGCATGCACCGCTTCGGGAAGCTCCTCTGCGATCTGGTAGAGGTTGAACTCGCTGTTGTCGACCAGCGTCAGCGATGCCGCACCGAAATGGTGGCACTGTTTTGTGATCTCGCTGCCGATACTGCCGCCGGCACCGGTGATAAGAACATTTTTGCCTTTGATGAAGGCGGCGATGGCGTTGCTGTCAAGGTCTTTCGGATGGCGGGCAAGCAGATCCTCAATAGAGAGGTCCTCGAGCTTCTCGTGTTGCGAACCGAGGATCTTGGCCAGCTTGATCTCTTTGATACCGGCGTTCTGCAGACGCAGAAAGAGGGCTTTGAGATCGCTCTGGGAGAGCTCGGCCGTGATGACGGCGGCAGTGATCCCCCGCTCGTCGATCTCTTTTTCAAGATCATCGGCCGCATAGACCTTGACCTTGTTGATATAAGTGTTGACAGCGCTCTGATTCTCTTTCAACAGGGCGAAGATAGCGACAGGAAAGTAGTTAAGTTCTCCGCTGAGGGCACTTTTGATAATGGAACTAGTTTTGGG
Encoded proteins:
- the queF gene encoding preQ(1) synthase — protein: MKREDEVSQLGSETTQYHYTYAPELLETFVNAHQENDYWVTLNADEFTALCPVTNQPDFGTLIINYIPDIKMVESKSLKLYLFSFINSGEFHEDVVNKIGKDLVALMAPKYLEVIGLFYPRGNISIHPAYSYSNGEAKYAEIEQYRFMNRNLNPQRIG
- the ilvD gene encoding dihydroxy-acid dehydratase — encoded protein: MRSDTIKRGFDKTPHRSLLRATGLKDEDFDKPFIGVANSHIDIIPGHFFLQEYGRIVKEAIREAGGVPFEFNTIGVDDGIAMGHDGMLYSLPSRELIADSIETVMNAHKLDAMICIPNCDKIVPGMLMGALRVNVPTIFVSGGPMQAGHKKDGTPIDLATAFEAVGQHAEGNMSDEELYEIECEACPSGGSCSGMFTANSMNTLCEAMGVALPGNGTVLAMTPERIAMVKEAAKRIVEMAKSEDPKWKMRNILNEDAIHNAFVIDMAMGGSSNTVLHLLSIAKEAEVDFDITNINKIGQQVAHIAKISPSLSTVHMDDINRAGGVNAVMKEVSRRGDVLRTNVMTVTGETLAERIKDAEIKDTSIIHTNENAFSPVGGLSILFGNLAEEGAVVKTAGIAPGMRQYKGTAVCFNSQQEAIAGIMSHKVKAGNVVVIRYEGPKGGPGMQEMLAPTSLIMGMGLGESVALITDGRFSGATRGASIGHVSPEAAEGGMIGLIEDGDEIEIDVDSHLLQLNVDAEELERRRIHFTPVKKEIPSKWLKRYSLLVSNASNGAALKTEL
- a CDS encoding nucleoside-diphosphate sugar epimerase/dehydratase translates to MNLFQPSFAKRLLFFLLSDLVLFYISLQLAYALRFDFVIEPKHMTNFLTVFVTLSLLKLLFFFLFRIYSITWRFFGLDDALHLIKAHISAAAAFGVLLYFFYDFFMPMPRSAILIDLFLSLMLTGALRISKRALIEQLKQGDERPTLIVGVNPKTSSIIKSALSGELNYFPVAIFALLKENQSAVNTYINKVKVYAADDLEKEIDERGITAAVITAELSQSDLKALFLRLQNAGIKEIKLAKILGSQHEKLEDLSIEDLLARHPKDLDSNAIAAFIKGKNVLITGAGGSIGSEITKQCHHFGAASLTLVDNSEFNLYQIAEELPEAVHALCSVTDYQRLDKLFSERPVDIVIHAAAYKHVPLCEENVDIAVVNNIIGTKNVIDLSIAHKVQKVVIISTDKAVRPTNVMGATKRVGELYAQNVDSKETEIVAVRFGNVLGSSGSVIPKFKKQIESGGPVTVTDREMIRYFMLIPEACQLVLQAASIARGNELFILDMGEPVRIYDLAQQMIRLYGKEDEIEISFTGLRPGEKLFEELLIDENEKKTEYSSIFIAHPSTYAISRLNEDIHALLKADDKIEGLQKIVPEFTRKA